A section of the Paenibacillus yonginensis genome encodes:
- a CDS encoding ABC transporter substrate-binding protein: MGKSKKRLSIALAMLTALTFVLSACGGNNNSSANSGNSASGSGGSSEKPVNLIWYTIGTPQKDVDKVMAEVSKYTQEKIGATITMKMIDWGDYTQKMQVNVASGEPMDIMFTSAGGFDYVQNARKGAFMQLDDLLNQYGQDLKNTIDPAFLEGSKVDGHNYGIPANKELPQLEVWRFNKNLVDKYNLDITNVRSLESIEPLLKTIKEKEPNVTPFAMDKNYVPYVPYDYIIQNLPMAVKLDTTDYKVVDILETPEMKAALTTMHKYYQAGYVAPEAATTGSTSDLMTSGNWFMDRAQSQPLADNVWSASYGYPVVSTPASDAIITNTSVQGSIMAISANSEHPDKAMQFLNLLNTDPVLRNMVDSGIEGTHYKKTDDKHIENLPESKNYDMPSYSLGNNMLLYLNPNDPDDKWEQFKKFNAEGKDSPILSFNFDSTKVATEMAAVQNVKEQFWASLMTGTVDPEEYLPKAIQKFKEAGLDKIMAEAQTQLDAWKAANGK, encoded by the coding sequence ATGGGGAAGAGTAAGAAGAGACTTTCCATCGCGCTTGCCATGCTGACAGCGCTGACATTCGTACTGAGTGCCTGCGGCGGCAATAACAACAGCAGCGCAAACAGCGGTAATTCCGCATCTGGCTCGGGCGGCAGCTCCGAAAAACCGGTTAACCTGATCTGGTACACGATCGGCACACCGCAAAAAGACGTAGATAAAGTTATGGCTGAAGTCAGCAAGTACACACAAGAGAAAATTGGCGCAACCATCACCATGAAAATGATTGACTGGGGCGACTATACGCAAAAAATGCAGGTTAACGTAGCTTCCGGTGAACCTATGGACATCATGTTCACGTCGGCCGGCGGATTTGATTATGTACAGAACGCAAGAAAAGGCGCGTTTATGCAGCTTGACGATCTGCTTAACCAATATGGACAAGATCTAAAGAACACGATTGACCCAGCGTTCCTTGAAGGCTCCAAAGTTGACGGACACAACTACGGTATTCCGGCTAACAAAGAGCTTCCGCAGCTCGAAGTATGGCGCTTCAACAAAAACCTGGTTGACAAGTACAACCTGGACATTACCAATGTTCGTTCCCTGGAGAGCATCGAACCTCTTCTGAAGACGATCAAAGAGAAAGAACCTAACGTAACGCCGTTTGCCATGGATAAAAACTATGTGCCTTACGTGCCTTACGATTACATCATCCAAAACCTGCCTATGGCAGTGAAATTGGATACTACGGACTACAAAGTCGTAGATATCCTTGAAACGCCTGAGATGAAAGCTGCATTGACTACTATGCACAAATATTATCAAGCGGGTTATGTGGCTCCAGAAGCTGCTACAACAGGTTCCACAAGCGACTTGATGACATCCGGCAACTGGTTTATGGACCGTGCGCAATCCCAGCCTCTGGCTGATAATGTTTGGTCCGCAAGCTACGGATACCCTGTAGTATCCACGCCTGCAAGTGACGCGATCATCACGAACACGTCTGTACAAGGTTCGATCATGGCAATCTCCGCTAACTCCGAACATCCGGACAAAGCGATGCAATTCCTGAACCTGCTGAATACCGATCCGGTTCTGCGCAACATGGTTGACTCCGGTATCGAAGGTACGCACTACAAGAAAACCGATGACAAACACATCGAGAACCTGCCAGAGTCCAAGAACTACGACATGCCTTCTTACTCTCTTGGCAACAACATGCTGCTTTACTTGAACCCTAACGATCCAGACGACAAATGGGAACAATTCAAGAAGTTTAATGCTGAAGGTAAAGATTCTCCAATCCTGAGCTTTAACTTCGACAGCACCAAAGTGGCTACAGAAATGGCTGCCGTACAAAACGTAAAAGAACAGTTCTGGGCTTCCCTGATGACAGGTACAGTTGATCCTGAAGAATACCTGCCAAAAGCGATCCAGAAGTTTAAAGAAGCCGGCCTTGATAAAATCATGGCTGAAGCTCAAACACAGCTTGACGCATGGAAAGCTGCAAACGGCAAATAA
- a CDS encoding ABC transporter permease → MATFFKNILKNKVMLFMVLPGALWFFFFSYLPLVGTVVAFKQYRFNREGFWASIVKSEWVGWQNFKFLFSGTDAWVITRNTLFYNIAFIFIGLVLSVAMAILLSQLVGKTLAKVYQTGMFLPYFLSWVIVGYFAFSFLSMDRGMLNQILGWFGMERVQWYSDPKYWPYILIFVSLWKSIGYNSVVYLASILGIDKSLYEAAMIDGASKWQQIRNITIPMLSPIIIIMTLLAVGRIFYADFGLFYQVPRDSGTLYSVTNVIDTYVYRGLKTTGEIGMSTAAGLYQSVVGFVLVIVSNFVVRKIDKDSALF, encoded by the coding sequence GTGGCTACATTTTTTAAAAACATCCTTAAAAACAAAGTCATGCTGTTTATGGTGCTGCCTGGAGCCCTCTGGTTCTTTTTCTTCTCTTACCTTCCGCTTGTGGGAACGGTGGTTGCATTTAAACAGTACCGCTTTAACCGTGAAGGCTTCTGGGCCAGTATCGTTAAAAGCGAATGGGTAGGCTGGCAGAACTTTAAGTTCCTGTTCAGCGGCACCGATGCCTGGGTCATCACCCGTAATACTTTGTTCTACAATATTGCGTTTATCTTTATCGGGCTTGTCTTGTCTGTGGCGATGGCGATCCTTTTGTCGCAATTGGTTGGGAAAACGTTGGCCAAAGTGTATCAGACCGGCATGTTCCTGCCATACTTCCTGTCTTGGGTAATCGTCGGCTATTTTGCGTTCAGCTTCCTGAGCATGGACCGCGGGATGCTGAATCAGATTCTGGGCTGGTTTGGAATGGAGCGGGTTCAATGGTATTCCGATCCAAAATATTGGCCGTATATCCTGATCTTCGTCAGCCTTTGGAAATCCATCGGCTACAACAGTGTGGTTTATCTGGCTTCCATCTTGGGCATCGACAAATCGCTGTACGAAGCAGCCATGATTGACGGCGCAAGCAAATGGCAGCAGATCCGCAACATTACGATTCCTATGCTTTCCCCGATCATCATCATCATGACGCTGCTGGCTGTCGGACGTATTTTCTACGCAGACTTCGGTTTGTTCTATCAGGTTCCACGCGACTCGGGTACGCTGTACTCCGTAACGAACGTTATCGACACTTATGTCTATCGCGGTCTCAAAACCACCGGCGAAATCGGTATGAGTACTGCTGCAGGTTTATATCAATCCGTTGTAGGTTTTGTGCTGGTTATCGTTTCGAACTTCGTGGTGCGCAAAATCGATAAAGACAGCGCCTTGTTCTAA
- a CDS encoding carbohydrate ABC transporter permease, with protein sequence MAEVATSNTQSVSDVPRRKAKDFHNISTGWNVVLNIIAGLFAFICVFPFLFVLIISFTDEKTLATDGYRLFPAKWSFDAYRFVFQTGDALLRSYGVTILVTVLGTIISLVLISLYAYAISRTSFRYRRFFSIFAIVTMLFNGGMIPTYMVVSQLLHMKDTLWALVLPLAMNAFYIMILRTFYSTSVPEAIIESGRIDGAGDFYIFLRIVLPLSLPGLATIGLFSTLGYWNDWFNALLYIDNPNLVPLQSMLMRIENSIQFLQQNSQNSSLSMQALSSIPQDTSRMAMVVLATLPIIFAYPFFQRYFVQGLTVGAVKE encoded by the coding sequence ATGGCAGAAGTGGCTACAAGCAACACACAGAGTGTTTCTGACGTTCCGCGCAGAAAAGCAAAAGATTTTCACAACATTAGTACCGGCTGGAACGTAGTTTTGAATATTATCGCAGGGCTGTTTGCCTTTATCTGCGTTTTTCCTTTCTTGTTCGTCTTGATCATTTCCTTTACGGATGAAAAGACGCTGGCTACCGACGGCTACCGCCTGTTCCCGGCCAAATGGAGCTTTGATGCCTACCGGTTCGTCTTCCAGACCGGAGACGCGCTGCTTCGTTCCTACGGGGTGACGATTCTGGTTACCGTACTGGGCACCATCATCAGTTTGGTGCTGATCTCGCTTTACGCGTATGCTATTTCTCGGACCAGCTTCCGCTACCGGAGATTTTTCTCCATCTTCGCTATCGTTACCATGCTCTTTAACGGCGGGATGATTCCGACTTACATGGTCGTATCCCAGCTGCTGCATATGAAAGATACACTTTGGGCGCTGGTGCTTCCACTGGCGATGAACGCCTTCTACATCATGATTCTCAGAACGTTTTACAGCACAAGCGTACCGGAAGCGATTATCGAATCCGGACGGATCGACGGTGCGGGCGACTTCTACATCTTCCTGCGCATCGTGCTTCCTCTGTCCCTGCCGGGTCTGGCAACCATTGGATTGTTCAGTACCCTTGGCTACTGGAACGACTGGTTTAACGCCCTGCTGTACATCGATAATCCAAACCTGGTTCCTCTCCAGTCCATGCTGATGCGGATCGAAAACAGTATCCAGTTCCTGCAGCAGAACTCGCAGAACAGCTCGCTGAGCATGCAGGCTTTGTCCTCCATCCCGCAGGATACGTCCCGTATGGCGATGGTTGTGCTCGCAACGCTGCCTATTATTTTTGCATACCCGTTCTTCCAGCGTTATTTCGTGCAAGGTTTGACTGTAGGCGCGGTTAAGGAATAA
- a CDS encoding glycoside hydrolase family 3 N-terminal domain-containing protein, giving the protein MLKYKDAALPAAERAEHLLSLMNVEEKVGQLVQPFGWQTYENNGGTITLTEDFKEQVRNGGVGSLYGVLRADPWTGVTLESGLSAKEGAEAVNQIQRYAVENSRLGIPILIGEECSHGHMAIDGTVFPVPLLLGSTWNVDLYREMCRAVAAETRAQGGAVTYSPVLDVVRDPRWGRTEECFAEDPYLIGEFAAASVQGLQGESLASDSSVAATLKHFVGYGSSEGGRNAGPVHMGWRELLEVDLYPFKKAVEAGAASIMPAYNEIDGVPCTVNTELLDGVLRKQWGFDGMVITDCGAIDMLAAGHDVAEDGLDASVQAIEAGIDMEMSGAMFGSYLLQAAREGKLAEEVLDRAVLRVLTLKFKLGLFEKPYADPQRAERVIGSAEHKALAQRLAEEGIILLKNENQTLPLAPGSGKIAVIGPNADQGYNQLGDYTSPQPSEKVATVLKGIQARLQNENRHVLYAPGCRIKGDSREGFETALACAEEAETVILVMGGSSARDFGEGTIDLKTGASKVTDDSWNDMECGEGIDRMTLGLAGVQLELMQEIRKLGKRLIVVYINGRPIAEPWVDEHADAILEAWYPGQEGGHAIARILFGDVNPSGRLTISIPKHVGQLPVYYNGKRSRGKRYLEEDSKPRYPFGYGLSYTTFAYDNLRISRTSMTVEESALVTVDVTNTGGMAGSEVVQLYISDAVSAVSRPFMELKGFAKVALEPGETKTVSFEIGVEQLQYIGRNLKPEVEPGQFRIHVGRHVNDTVSCELTVREAE; this is encoded by the coding sequence ATGCTGAAATATAAAGACGCTGCTTTGCCCGCTGCAGAGCGGGCGGAGCATCTGCTAAGCCTGATGAACGTGGAAGAAAAGGTTGGCCAGCTTGTCCAGCCTTTTGGCTGGCAGACCTATGAGAACAACGGCGGCACGATTACACTCACCGAAGATTTTAAAGAGCAGGTCCGAAATGGCGGAGTCGGCTCCCTGTACGGGGTACTGCGCGCCGACCCATGGACCGGCGTTACGCTGGAGAGCGGCTTGTCGGCCAAAGAGGGAGCCGAAGCCGTCAATCAGATTCAGCGTTATGCTGTTGAGAACTCCCGGCTCGGGATTCCGATCCTGATCGGGGAGGAATGCTCGCACGGGCATATGGCCATCGACGGGACCGTGTTCCCGGTTCCGCTGCTGCTCGGCAGCACCTGGAACGTGGATTTGTACCGCGAAATGTGCCGGGCGGTGGCGGCGGAGACCCGCGCCCAAGGCGGCGCGGTCACTTATTCGCCGGTGCTCGACGTCGTCCGTGACCCCCGCTGGGGCCGGACGGAGGAATGTTTCGCCGAAGATCCTTACCTGATCGGCGAATTTGCGGCAGCCTCCGTGCAGGGGCTGCAGGGCGAAAGCCTTGCCAGCGACAGCAGCGTGGCTGCGACGCTGAAGCATTTCGTCGGCTACGGCAGCTCGGAGGGCGGACGCAATGCCGGTCCGGTTCACATGGGCTGGCGCGAGCTGCTTGAGGTGGACTTATACCCGTTCAAGAAGGCGGTGGAGGCCGGAGCTGCATCCATCATGCCGGCTTACAACGAAATCGACGGGGTGCCGTGCACAGTTAATACAGAGCTGCTTGACGGCGTGCTTCGCAAGCAGTGGGGGTTTGACGGCATGGTTATCACCGACTGCGGCGCCATCGACATGCTGGCTGCGGGCCATGACGTGGCTGAGGACGGCTTGGACGCATCCGTTCAGGCGATTGAAGCGGGCATCGACATGGAAATGTCCGGCGCCATGTTCGGCAGCTATCTGCTTCAGGCGGCCCGCGAAGGCAAGCTGGCGGAAGAAGTGCTGGACCGCGCCGTGCTTCGTGTGCTTACTCTTAAATTCAAATTAGGTTTGTTCGAGAAACCTTACGCCGATCCGCAGCGGGCCGAGCGGGTGATCGGCAGTGCAGAGCATAAAGCTTTGGCACAGCGGCTGGCGGAGGAAGGCATTATTCTTTTGAAAAATGAAAATCAAACTTTGCCGCTTGCCCCCGGCAGCGGCAAAATTGCTGTGATCGGACCCAACGCCGATCAAGGTTATAACCAGCTCGGCGATTACACCTCGCCGCAGCCTTCCGAAAAAGTTGCTACCGTTTTAAAAGGAATTCAGGCCAGATTGCAGAATGAAAATAGACACGTGTTATATGCGCCGGGATGCCGGATTAAAGGCGATTCCAGAGAAGGCTTTGAGACCGCTTTGGCCTGTGCCGAAGAAGCAGAAACGGTCATTCTGGTCATGGGCGGCTCAAGCGCCCGCGACTTTGGTGAAGGCACCATCGACCTGAAGACCGGGGCGTCCAAAGTGACGGACGACTCCTGGAACGATATGGAGTGCGGCGAAGGCATCGACCGCATGACTCTTGGCCTGGCAGGTGTCCAGCTGGAGCTCATGCAGGAGATCCGCAAGCTCGGCAAACGGCTGATCGTCGTCTACATCAACGGCCGACCGATTGCCGAGCCTTGGGTAGACGAGCATGCCGACGCCATACTGGAGGCCTGGTATCCTGGACAGGAGGGCGGACACGCGATTGCCCGCATTTTGTTCGGCGATGTCAACCCGTCCGGTCGTCTGACGATCTCCATTCCGAAGCATGTGGGCCAGCTGCCGGTTTATTACAACGGTAAACGTTCCCGCGGCAAACGGTACCTGGAGGAGGACTCCAAACCGCGTTACCCGTTCGGATACGGACTGAGCTACACTACCTTTGCTTATGACAACCTGCGAATCAGCCGGACCTCCATGACGGTGGAAGAATCCGCGCTTGTCACCGTGGATGTGACCAATACGGGAGGCATGGCCGGTTCGGAAGTCGTGCAGCTGTACATCTCCGATGCCGTCAGCGCCGTCAGCCGTCCTTTCATGGAACTGAAAGGTTTTGCCAAAGTGGCTCTGGAGCCCGGCGAAACCAAGACGGTGAGCTTTGAGATCGGGGTAGAGCAGCTGCAGTATATCGGCCGCAATCTGAAGCCGGAGGTTGAACCTGGACAATTCCGCATCCATGTCGGAAGACACGTAAATGACACGGTTAGCTGCGAGTTAACCGTTCGGGAGGCTGAATAA
- a CDS encoding alpha-mannosidase — protein MERIRRFIRELADRQWLEQQELRSWSITKSYYKLPGEYENFAPYPEGEGLDFFPSKQGTTYFFRTTLEVPAEWRKEPYGLVFASGGEGLLRVNGASFQGLDRNHTYVTLDPAKVGEAPELEIELFDPVPEPVDPLNRQAVIQPPITSVTSLLVRPNQAVRSLMYTATVVRDSLVLLSADDFRGVRLKEALYRAMDRFVNLDESAVREGAAVAEIEEKLKQEVQEIGGNAEGLEHMVGQSHIDIAWLWPVRETVRKTSRTFSTVDRLMDEYPEYRYSQSQPLLFAFLKENDPELFERVKKRIAEGRWELVGGMWVEPDLNLPSGESLIRQMLYGQRFYQQEFGQTSNIEWLPDTFGYCASLPQILKHGKVDYFMTTKLGWNDTNVFPYDLFHWVGIDGTPMLSYLNHGVNEHTTPKDIRDHWQSYREKAVHNEQMLLYGHGDGGGGVTREMLEYLDRSKLMVGQPASRYSTAKEFFEGISAANPELPAWHGDLYLELHRGTYTTHARNKRSNRKAEVLYREAELWNELARPAQQAAAREQALNSLHEGWKLILLNQFHDIIPGSAITESYETSDKEYVEVFEKGQAGLQEGLTALASGIDTSKQAEGTPYAVFNSFGWSRSAAVRVELAELEAATGASGYAVCDESGQPLVADRDEGGLTVYVPDVPAFGYKTFWVKAANPASAQTAAAGRAQTARPSELNDTWETDFYSVRFNGRGEIISLFDKQAGREIVKPGEAANRFHFFHDRPTLWDAWDIDTRYEKQRAGEAELLEKRLVLAGQTKDVLRFRWRIGNSEITQDVIFYHQNRRIDFKTHVSWNEAHKLLKVGFPVDVLTEKATYEIPFGSLERVTHRNTSWEQAQYEVCGHRFVDVSEFGYGVSLLNDCKYGYDVQGSTIRLSLLRAPKWPDVQADLGEHDFTYSLLPHEGDWRTSHIVRHAAELNLDMPVLQLEAGKAGSRPSAGSLIAFESTHVVLDTVKAAEDGNGTILRFYESSGGREQVSVQGPPASGSRKAYLSNALEEQVEELPTEDGKISLSFAPYEIKTVLLK, from the coding sequence ATGGAACGCATCAGACGTTTTATCCGCGAGCTGGCAGACCGCCAGTGGCTGGAGCAACAGGAGCTTCGCAGCTGGAGCATTACGAAATCGTATTACAAGCTGCCGGGGGAATATGAGAACTTTGCGCCTTATCCGGAAGGAGAAGGACTAGACTTTTTCCCGAGCAAGCAGGGTACAACCTATTTCTTCAGAACAACGCTGGAGGTTCCGGCCGAATGGCGGAAGGAGCCTTACGGCCTTGTGTTTGCTTCCGGAGGGGAAGGACTGCTCCGCGTTAACGGCGCGTCTTTCCAGGGACTGGACCGCAATCACACTTATGTGACGCTTGATCCCGCTAAAGTGGGTGAAGCTCCCGAGCTGGAGATCGAGCTGTTTGATCCGGTGCCCGAGCCCGTGGACCCGCTGAACCGGCAGGCCGTTATTCAGCCGCCGATTACCTCGGTCACAAGCCTGCTTGTACGGCCTAACCAGGCTGTGCGGAGCTTGATGTATACCGCCACGGTGGTCCGCGATTCCCTTGTCCTGCTGTCCGCAGACGATTTCCGCGGCGTCCGCCTGAAAGAGGCGTTGTACCGGGCGATGGACCGGTTTGTGAATTTGGATGAATCAGCCGTGCGCGAAGGCGCTGCGGTTGCTGAAATAGAAGAGAAGCTGAAGCAGGAGGTTCAAGAGATAGGCGGCAATGCCGAAGGTCTTGAGCATATGGTCGGACAGTCGCATATCGACATCGCCTGGCTGTGGCCGGTGCGCGAGACGGTCCGCAAGACGAGCCGCACCTTCTCGACCGTGGACCGGCTGATGGACGAATATCCGGAATACCGGTATTCCCAAAGCCAGCCGCTGCTGTTCGCCTTCCTGAAAGAGAACGATCCCGAGCTGTTCGAACGGGTTAAGAAACGGATTGCGGAAGGGCGCTGGGAGCTGGTTGGCGGCATGTGGGTCGAACCCGACCTCAACCTGCCGAGCGGCGAATCGCTGATCCGGCAGATGCTGTACGGCCAGCGTTTCTACCAGCAGGAGTTCGGCCAAACGTCGAACATCGAGTGGCTGCCGGATACCTTCGGCTACTGCGCGTCCCTGCCGCAAATTCTGAAGCATGGCAAAGTGGATTATTTCATGACCACAAAGCTGGGCTGGAACGATACCAACGTGTTCCCTTACGACCTGTTCCATTGGGTCGGCATCGACGGCACGCCTATGCTCTCCTACTTGAATCATGGGGTTAACGAACATACAACGCCGAAGGATATTCGCGACCACTGGCAATCCTACCGGGAAAAAGCCGTCCACAACGAGCAGATGCTGCTCTACGGACACGGCGACGGAGGCGGCGGGGTCACTCGCGAGATGCTGGAATACTTGGACCGCTCCAAGCTGATGGTCGGCCAGCCAGCCAGCCGCTACAGCACGGCCAAGGAATTCTTTGAAGGCATCAGCGCGGCGAATCCGGAGCTGCCGGCCTGGCACGGCGATTTGTATCTGGAGCTGCACCGCGGCACGTACACGACCCACGCCCGCAACAAACGCAGCAACCGCAAAGCCGAGGTGCTGTACCGCGAAGCGGAGCTGTGGAACGAGCTGGCCCGCCCGGCGCAGCAGGCCGCTGCCCGTGAGCAGGCTTTAAACAGCCTGCATGAAGGCTGGAAGCTGATTTTGCTGAACCAGTTCCATGACATTATCCCGGGTTCGGCGATTACCGAAAGCTACGAAACCTCGGATAAAGAATATGTGGAAGTGTTTGAAAAAGGACAAGCCGGTCTGCAGGAAGGCCTTACGGCCCTCGCTTCCGGCATCGACACGTCCAAGCAGGCCGAAGGCACGCCTTACGCCGTGTTCAACAGCTTTGGCTGGAGTCGCAGTGCGGCGGTTCGCGTTGAGCTTGCAGAGCTGGAAGCCGCCACCGGCGCGTCCGGCTATGCCGTTTGCGACGAATCCGGCCAGCCGCTGGTGGCCGACCGCGACGAAGGCGGCTTGACCGTCTACGTTCCGGACGTGCCGGCCTTCGGCTACAAAACCTTCTGGGTGAAGGCTGCCAATCCGGCATCGGCTCAGACAGCTGCAGCCGGACGGGCCCAAACCGCACGTCCTTCCGAGCTGAACGATACTTGGGAGACGGATTTCTACTCCGTACGCTTTAACGGACGCGGTGAAATCATAAGCCTGTTCGACAAACAGGCCGGGCGTGAAATCGTCAAGCCGGGCGAAGCGGCCAACCGCTTCCATTTCTTCCATGACCGTCCGACGCTTTGGGACGCCTGGGATATCGACACCCGCTACGAGAAGCAGCGGGCCGGCGAAGCCGAGCTGCTGGAGAAACGCCTCGTCCTGGCGGGGCAAACGAAAGACGTGCTCCGGTTCCGCTGGAGAATTGGAAATTCCGAGATTACGCAGGACGTCATCTTTTACCATCAGAACCGCCGGATCGACTTCAAAACCCATGTGAGCTGGAACGAAGCGCACAAGCTGCTGAAGGTTGGTTTCCCGGTAGACGTGCTGACCGAAAAAGCAACCTACGAAATTCCGTTCGGATCGCTCGAACGCGTAACGCACCGGAATACAAGCTGGGAGCAGGCGCAATACGAGGTTTGCGGACACCGCTTCGTCGATGTTTCTGAATTCGGCTACGGCGTGTCCCTGCTGAACGACTGCAAATATGGTTATGACGTGCAGGGCAGCACGATTCGTTTGTCGCTGCTGCGCGCGCCGAAATGGCCGGATGTCCAGGCCGACCTTGGGGAGCACGACTTCACGTATTCGCTGCTTCCGCATGAGGGCGACTGGCGCACCAGCCATATCGTCCGCCATGCCGCCGAGCTGAACCTGGACATGCCTGTGCTTCAGCTTGAAGCCGGTAAAGCTGGTTCCCGTCCTTCTGCCGGATCGCTGATTGCTTTCGAAAGCACCCATGTGGTGCTGGATACGGTCAAAGCGGCGGAAGACGGAAACGGCACGATCCTGCGGTTCTACGAATCCTCCGGCGGACGCGAACAGGTCAGTGTGCAAGGGCCGCCGGCTTCCGGCAGCAGGAAGGCTTACCTGTCCAACGCACTGGAAGAGCAGGTGGAAGAGCTGCCAACGGAAGACGGGAAAATTTCGCTTTCGTTTGCCCCTTACGAAATCAAAACCGTGCTGCTGAAATAA
- a CDS encoding glycoside hydrolase family 125 protein has product MEQFRLPKIPMPKLELPQAIQEVIREAEEKLAHRPKLLQLFKNCFPNTLETTTKLMEDGTTFVITGDIPASWLRDSVEQVIHYVPFAKEDKDLQRIISGLIKRHVNYVLIDPYANAFNESANDWHWNTTDVTDMSPWVWERKFEIDSLCFVVRLAYQYWKETELTDIFDANFKKAIRTIVDLFKTEQHHFEKSPYRFTRNNGILTDSLRNNGLGMPVNYTGMIWSGFRSSDDACDFHYNVPGNMFAVVALRQMQEFAEWVFRDMDLLAELKELEIEVNHGIQLYGIYRHPEFGPIYAYETDGFGNYCLMDDAGTPGLMSIPYLGYTTADDPIYQNTRRFALSKENPFYYEGKVAKGIGSPHTPEDYIWHMALSMQGITAQTAEEKLEMIAMLEATDADTGFMHEGFHADDPTIFTRKWFAWSNSLFSQLVYKAMKDGLL; this is encoded by the coding sequence TTGGAACAATTCAGACTGCCTAAAATCCCGATGCCCAAGCTGGAGCTGCCGCAGGCCATCCAGGAAGTGATCCGCGAAGCGGAAGAGAAGCTGGCCCACCGGCCCAAGCTGCTTCAACTGTTTAAGAACTGTTTTCCGAACACGCTTGAAACGACTACAAAATTGATGGAAGACGGCACCACTTTCGTTATCACAGGCGATATCCCGGCTTCCTGGCTGCGCGACTCGGTCGAGCAGGTCATTCATTATGTGCCTTTTGCCAAAGAGGACAAAGACCTGCAGCGCATTATCAGCGGCCTGATCAAACGCCATGTGAATTACGTCCTGATCGACCCTTACGCAAATGCGTTTAACGAATCGGCCAACGACTGGCACTGGAACACGACGGACGTGACGGACATGTCCCCATGGGTTTGGGAGCGCAAATTCGAAATCGACTCGCTGTGTTTTGTGGTCCGCCTGGCTTACCAGTATTGGAAAGAAACCGAGCTGACGGATATTTTTGACGCGAACTTCAAGAAAGCGATCCGTACGATTGTCGATCTGTTCAAAACCGAGCAGCACCACTTTGAGAAATCCCCGTACCGCTTTACGCGCAACAACGGCATTTTGACCGATTCCCTGCGCAATAATGGCCTTGGCATGCCGGTTAACTACACGGGGATGATCTGGTCCGGTTTCCGTTCCAGCGATGATGCCTGCGATTTCCACTATAATGTACCGGGTAACATGTTTGCCGTTGTGGCTCTGCGCCAAATGCAGGAATTTGCCGAGTGGGTATTCCGCGACATGGATTTGCTGGCTGAGCTTAAAGAGCTGGAAATCGAAGTTAATCACGGCATCCAGCTGTACGGCATTTACCGCCATCCGGAATTCGGTCCGATTTACGCTTACGAGACCGACGGTTTCGGCAACTACTGCCTGATGGACGACGCCGGCACACCGGGCCTGATGTCGATTCCTTACCTGGGTTATACAACGGCGGACGATCCGATCTATCAAAATACAAGACGATTTGCGCTGAGCAAAGAGAATCCGTTCTATTACGAAGGCAAAGTGGCCAAAGGGATCGGCAGCCCGCATACGCCGGAAGATTATATCTGGCATATGGCGCTTTCCATGCAGGGCATTACGGCGCAAACAGCGGAAGAAAAGCTGGAAATGATCGCGATGCTGGAAGCGACCGACGCGGACACCGGCTTTATGCATGAAGGTTTCCATGCGGACGATCCAACGATTTTTACGAGAAAGTGGTTTGCCTGGTCGAACAGCCTGTTCTCCCAGCTTGTCTATAAAGCGATGAAGGACGGTTTGCTATGA